A stretch of Larus michahellis chromosome Z, bLarMic1.1, whole genome shotgun sequence DNA encodes these proteins:
- the IL6ST gene encoding interleukin-6 receptor subunit beta isoform X1 has protein sequence MFSGWNWVAYGLYLLLNFCSLEVSGGLVQSCGHIIPESPVLALGSNFTALCILNESCLDFGNIYANQIIWKIKNRVVPKEQYREINRTVSSVTFNDTSSLATPLTCNILADGQIEQNIYGIAVTVGLPPEKPKNLSCIVHQVLKLTYPMTCTWNPGRHTFLDTHFRLKYRWPQENFPDCIPKDVNNSCTIPDVQFFVNLEVWVEAANALGKAESDPLVLDPIEIVKPLPPHNLSVNSGILPTVLKISWENRISGSVMKLKFNIRYRTIGDTNWMQVPPEDTASPRTSFSVQGLRPYTEYVFSIRCMKEDGVGYWSDWSEEKTGITTEDKPSKGPPIWRIIDASRSPAFWTVRLMWKALEPFEANGIILQYEVTVRAKSSLSSPPEKYNVNTTNLILKLPNGTYEVTLIAHNRVGASPPSVLLIPATNSKAPVKNVRTLPKDGKLWVGWTAPNSYVLKYVIEWCLVSNSSDCVIEWQNEPGNVQGTYLKGDIKPFKCYLITVYSLYADGQGSGQSVKAYLQQDRPSKGPTVQTKKVGKAEAVLTWNHLTVDEQNGFIRSYTIFYKTVDGNETAVTVDPSETEYTLSSLTSDTLYTVRMMAYTDEGGRSGPDFTFTTQKFGKGEIEAIVVPVCLAFLLIVLLGVLFCFNKRDLIKKHIWPIVPDPSKSNIAQWSPQVPAKHNFSSKDQMYPEGSFTDVSVVEIEADDKKSFSEQDLKPFDLLKKEKSTSEGHSSGIGGSSCMSSPRQSVSDSDEGETTQNTSSTVQYSTVVLNGYRDQTPVQVFSRSESTQPLLDSEERSEDHSGGGDGTSQRQQYFKQNGGQDETNTDRPCFERTKQITPTNEGDLVGFAQLQISGQSSQLLGLGLEKNTQEAALPDVLQASIEGQTVRPGTVEGNPPSADEMPKSYLPQTVRQGGYMPQ, from the exons ATGTTTTCTGGGTGGAACTGGGTGGCCTATGGCTTATATCTACTGTTGAATTTTTGTTCTCTTGAAG TTTCAGGTGGACTTGTACAGTCATGTGGTCACATCATCCCAGAGTCTCCTGTGTTGGCCCTTGGTTCCAATTTCACTGCATTATGCATTTTGAATGAGAGTTGTCTTGACTTTGGCAATATCTATGCTAATCAGATtatctggaaaattaaaaatagagtggTACCTAAAGAGCAGTATCGTGAAATAAACAGAACAGTTTCCAGCGTCACATTTAATGACACTTCTTCATTAGCTACTCCTCTGACGTGCAACATTTTAGCAGATGGACAGATTGAGCAGAACATTTATGGAATTGCAGTTACAGTAGGCT TGCCCCCAGAGAAGCCCAAGAACTTAAGTTGCATTGTGCATCAGGTGTTAAAACTTACATATCCTATGACTTGTACCTGGAACCCTGGAAGGCATACTTTCCTGGACACTCACTTTAGGTTGAAATACAGATG GCCACAAGAGAACTTTCCTGACTGTATACCAAAAGATGTAAACAATTCTTGTACGATTCCTGATGTTCAGTTCTTTGTTAACCTGGAGGTCTGGGTAGAAGCAGCAAATGCTCTTGGGAAGGCTGAATCTGATCCTCTTGTTCTTGATCCTATTGAGATTG TTAAACCTCTGCCTCCACACAACTTATCAGTCAACTCAGGAATACTGCCTACTGTTCTGAAGATTTCCTGGGAGAACAGGATTTCAGGATCTGTGATGAAGCTGAAATTCAATATTCGCTATAGAACCATTGGAGACACGAACTGGATGCAG GTTCCTCCTGAAGATACAGCTTCACCAAGAACTTCATTCAGTGTTCAAGGGCTCAGACCCTACACAGAGTATGTCTTTTCAATTCGTTGCATGAAGGAAGATGGAGTGGGCTACTGGAGTGACTGGAGTGAAGAGAAAACTGGGATCACCACTGAAGATA AACCATCTAAAGGACCACCCATATGGAGGATCATTGACGCTTCTCGCTCACCAGCTTTCTGGACTGTGCGTCTGATGTGGAAG GCATTGGAACCATTTGAAGCCAATGGAATAATCTTGCAGTATGAAGTGACTGTCAGAGCTAAATCATCTCTCTCCAGTCCACCAGAAAAATACAACGTTAATACCACCAACCTTATATTAAAACTGCCAAATGGAACTTATGAAGTAACTCTGATTGCCCACAACAGAGTTGGGGCATCCCCTCCATCAGTTTTACTGATCCCAGCAACTAATTCAAAAG CTCCTGTGAAGAATGTCAGAACACTACCTAAAGACGGCAAGTTGTGGGTAGGGTGGACTGCTCCTAACAGTTACGTTCTTAAATACGTGATCGAATGGTGTCTGGTGTCCAACAGCTCAGACTGTGTCATAGAATGGCAGAACGAACCAGGAAATGTTCAAGGAACATACTTAAAAG GTGATATAAAGCCGTTCAAGTGTTACTTGATAACTGTGTACTCTCTGTATGCCGATGGTCAGGGAAGTGGACAGTCTGTGAAGGCTTATCTTCAGCAGGATC GTCCTTCAAAAGGACCAACTGTTCAGacaaaaaaagtaggaaaagctGAAGCTGTTTTGACATGGAACCATCTCACAGTGGATGAACAAAATGGATTTATCAGAAGTTACACCATATTTTACAAAACTGTTGATGGAAATGAAACAG ctGTGACGGTGGATCCTTCCGAGACAGAGTATACGCTTTCTTCTCTAACCAGTGACACACTGTATACTGTGCGGATGATGGCGTACACAGATGAAGGAGGCAGGAGTGGTCCTGATTTCACATTTACTACACAAAAATTTG ggaaaggagaaattgAAGCCATAGTTGTACCTGTGTGTCTGGCGTTCCTGTTGATTGTGCTCcttggagttttgttttgcttcaacaAACGTGACTT AATTAAAAAGCATATTTGGCCTATTGTCCCTGATCCATCCAAGAGTAACATTGCTCAGTGGTCTCCTCAGGTTCCAGCTAAG cATAACTTTAGTTCCAAAGATCAGATGTACCCAGAAGGCAGCTTTACAGATGTAAGCGTCGTAGAAATAGAAGCTGATGACAAGAAGTCTTTTTCAGAACAAGATCTAAAACCCTTTGActtgcttaaaaaggaaaaaagtacttcAGAAGGACACAGCAGTGGTATTGGAGGATCCTCATGCATGTCTTCTCCTAGGCAAAGCGTCTCTGACAGCGATGAAGGTGAAACTACACAAAACACTTCAAGCACTGTACAGTATTCAACTGTAGTGCTTAATGGCTACAGAGACCAAACACCTGTACAAGTCTTTTCAAGGTCTGAGTCGACTCAGCCACTGCTAGATTCAGAAGAGAGATCAGAAGATCACTCTGGGGGGGGTGACGGTACATCACAGAGGCAAcagtatttcaaacaaaatggTGGTCAGGATGAAACCAACACAGACAGGCCATGCTTTGAAAGAACAAAGCAAATTACTCCAACTAACGAGGGGGATCTTGTGGGATTTGCACAACTGCAGATCTCAGGTCAGAGTTCGCAGCTGCTGGGCCTTGGGCTAGAAAAAAATACCCAGGAAGCTGCTCTGCCAGATGTTTTACAGGCAAGTATCGAAGGACAAACTGTGAGACCTGGAACAGTGGAAGGAAATCCACCATCAGCTGATGAAATGCCAAAAAGTTACCTCCCACAGACTGTGAGACAAGGAGGCTATATGCCTCAGTGA
- the IL6ST gene encoding interleukin-6 receptor subunit beta isoform X2, which translates to MFSGWNWVAYGLYLLLNFCSLEVSGGLVQSCGHIIPESPVLALGSNFTALCILNESCLDFGNIYANQIIWKIKNRVVPKEQYREINRTVSSVTFNDTSSLATPLTCNILADGQIEQNIYGIAVTVGLPPEKPKNLSCIVHQVLKLTYPMTCTWNPGRHTFLDTHFRLKYRWPQENFPDCIPKDVNNSCTIPDVQFFVNLEVWVEAANALGKAESDPLVLDPIEIVKPLPPHNLSVNSGILPTVLKISWENRISGSVMKLKFNIRYRTIGDTNWMQVPPEDTASPRTSFSVQGLRPYTEYVFSIRCMKEDGVGYWSDWSEEKTGITTEDNLGL; encoded by the exons ATGTTTTCTGGGTGGAACTGGGTGGCCTATGGCTTATATCTACTGTTGAATTTTTGTTCTCTTGAAG TTTCAGGTGGACTTGTACAGTCATGTGGTCACATCATCCCAGAGTCTCCTGTGTTGGCCCTTGGTTCCAATTTCACTGCATTATGCATTTTGAATGAGAGTTGTCTTGACTTTGGCAATATCTATGCTAATCAGATtatctggaaaattaaaaatagagtggTACCTAAAGAGCAGTATCGTGAAATAAACAGAACAGTTTCCAGCGTCACATTTAATGACACTTCTTCATTAGCTACTCCTCTGACGTGCAACATTTTAGCAGATGGACAGATTGAGCAGAACATTTATGGAATTGCAGTTACAGTAGGCT TGCCCCCAGAGAAGCCCAAGAACTTAAGTTGCATTGTGCATCAGGTGTTAAAACTTACATATCCTATGACTTGTACCTGGAACCCTGGAAGGCATACTTTCCTGGACACTCACTTTAGGTTGAAATACAGATG GCCACAAGAGAACTTTCCTGACTGTATACCAAAAGATGTAAACAATTCTTGTACGATTCCTGATGTTCAGTTCTTTGTTAACCTGGAGGTCTGGGTAGAAGCAGCAAATGCTCTTGGGAAGGCTGAATCTGATCCTCTTGTTCTTGATCCTATTGAGATTG TTAAACCTCTGCCTCCACACAACTTATCAGTCAACTCAGGAATACTGCCTACTGTTCTGAAGATTTCCTGGGAGAACAGGATTTCAGGATCTGTGATGAAGCTGAAATTCAATATTCGCTATAGAACCATTGGAGACACGAACTGGATGCAG GTTCCTCCTGAAGATACAGCTTCACCAAGAACTTCATTCAGTGTTCAAGGGCTCAGACCCTACACAGAGTATGTCTTTTCAATTCGTTGCATGAAGGAAGATGGAGTGGGCTACTGGAGTGACTGGAGTGAAGAGAAAACTGGGATCACCACTGAAGATA ATCTGGGCTTGTAA